The sequence GTTACTTCTGCCTTTTATCGGGACAGAATTTATGCCCCGACAGGAAAGTAAAGCTTTCACTATAATGGTGAAAATGCCTGAAGGGACCCAGTTGGAACGAACATCTTCGGCTGTAGCCAACCTGGAGGAGCTGATCTTTATGATTACGGATGATCCGGCAACCACAGTATACAGTCATGTCGGCGAGGGGAGCGTTTCTGAAAATGCCATTTTTGAAGGAGAAAATACAGCAATGATGAAGGTGATCCTTTCTCCGGATGCTGCTTTTTCTCCGGAAACCGTCATTGCCCGGTTTTTACAGATGGCTGAGAATCCGGATGGACTGGAGTTGACGATTAAACAGGAAGAGAATACATTAAGTTCTTTACTGGGTAGTGAAGGAGCGCCGATTGTTGTAGAAGTCAAAGGAGAAGACCTTGATGAAATTGCCGGGATTACGGGAGAAGTGAAAGAAAAGATGTTAGGAGTCAATGGATTGTATAATATAATGTCTTCTATTGAAGACGGAGCACCTGAGATCACTATTTCCATAGACCGTACAGTAGCAGGGATCAATAACCTGAGTGTAGGTACCGTTATAGAGCAGCTAAAGCAGCAATTGAGCGGACAGGAAGCCGGAAAAATGGAATACCGCGGCGAAATGCGGGATATCATTATCAAGGTACCTGATATTACACTCAGTTCATTGGGTGCATTGGTGATCAAAAGCGGGAGCCAGGAATTCCGGTTGCAGGAAATTGCCTCTATCACGGAATCGCAGGCGCCTAAGGAAATATTCAGGAGAAACCAGAACAGGATCAGTAGAGTGATGGCCAATATGGATGCGGATCGGTCGCTGGATAAAATGGCACAGGAAGTAAGAGGAGTGCTCAAAGATATTGAATTGCCTAATAATTATCTGATCACAGTCACAGGAGAGGAAGAAAAACGACAAGAGTCAATGGGTAGTTTGATGTTCGCCTTGGTTCTCTCCATTGTATTGGTATATATGGTTTTGGCCTCCCAGTTCGAATCATTGTTACATCCTTTCACCATTTTATTAACCATCCCGTTGGCTGTAGTTGGGGCCATCCTGTTGTTCTTTTTTACTGGAACGACTATCAATATGATGGGGGTGATCGGTATTGTAATGTTGGTAGGTATAGCGGTGAACAACTCGATCATTCTGGTGACCCGTATCAATCAGCTGAAATTGTCCATGTCGCTTACCGATGCGATTGTACAGGCCGGGCAACAGCGTATCAGGCCTATTATCATGACCAGCCTGACTACCATTCTGGCTTTGTTACCCATGACTTTCAGTTTCGGGGAGGGAGCTTCTTTACGTTCACCCATGGCCATTGCTGTGGTTGGTGGACTGGTCACTTCCACCATCATGAGCCTGATGGTCATTCCATGTGTATATTATGTACTGGAACAAGCTAAAAGACGCTTATTAAAAAGAACGGAAGAATGAATTTCCTGTTGAATAGAAGAATAACGATCAGCATGTTGTTTATTGCACTTACCCTGTTGGGGTATGTGTCCTATAAACAGCTTCCAGTTGAATTGCTGCCTAATGCAGAGCTTCCGGTATTGTTCGTACAGGTTTCCTATCAACAGGATATGGATCCGACTTATGTGGAATCTGAGGTCATTATTCCGTTGGAAGGCGGTATCACATCCATGGGAGGGGTCGAGAACATCCAGTCTACAGTAGGGAGCCGTCAATCGTACATTCAGGTCAATTTCAAGAAGAATATCAATTTTAAGATTACCTCCCTGAAACTTCAGGAAAAGGTAAATGAACTGGCTTCCGGTTTCCCTGAAGGTTTTTATGTACAGGTGCAGAAAGTGGATGTATCCCAGATGAACAATAACTTCATGGCACTGCAGGTACGCGGGTCCGGAGGTACGGACAGGGTCCGGAATATTGTGGAAAAGGAGATCCGTCCCGACCTGGAAAATATTGATGGGGTCGCTGCCGTGAATATATACGGGGGAAGGGAAAGAGCCATTGAGGTGCAATTGGATCCTGATGCATGTAAGGCATTGAACCTGACACCATCCGGAATCAGCAACCTACTCTCCCAGAATACACAGGAAAAGACTTTTGTCGGGTTCGCAGTTGAACCGGACAATAAATATTTTATCCATGTAAATTCTATTTATACCAAGGTTTCCGACCTGGAAAATATTGTCGTGGCGCCGGGTCCTGTATTGTTAAAGGATGTCGCCACCGTCTTTTTTGATCTTAAAGAAGAAACCAGTTACAGCCGTGTTAACGGAAAAGATGCTATTTCGGTGACTCTGGTCAACGATGCGCAATCCAACCTGATTGAATTATCTCACAGGACATTAGAATCGATCGACAGGTTGAATGAGGAACTGGTTGCATTTGATGTGGAAATTGTTGTCCAGGAGAATAATGCGGAAACCATGGAAAACAATATCAACCAAATCATTAACCTGGCATTGGTGGGTGGTTTGCTGGCCGTATTGATTCTTTGGTTCTTCCTGAAAAATGTCCGGCTGGTGTTTTTCATCGCCTTGTCTATTCCTATTTCCGTTTATACGGCATTCAATTTCTTTTATGCATTCGGTATTACCATCAACAGCCTCACTTTGGTAGGAATGGCTCTGGCTGTGGGGATGCTGTTGGATAACAGTGTGGTAGTGCTGGAAAATATTTATCGTTTGTCCGGGTCCGGTCATACGCCGGAACAATCCGTTACCCAGGGAACCAAAGAGGTCTGGCGTTCGATACTCGCTGCGACACTTACTACGATTACCGTATTCCTGCCCTTCGTATTTTCGGATAATTTTATGATCAAACTGATGGGACACCATATCGGTGTATCGATCATATCCACGTTATCCATTTCCCTGTTTGTTGCCCTGCTGTTTATTCCGATGGCTACATACTCTATCCTCCGGAAAAAGAACAGTAAGAGTG comes from Bacteroidales bacterium and encodes:
- a CDS encoding efflux RND transporter permease subunit, encoding KKSTEEVKSVQMTGYSRMLHTLVRRRWLVIGIAVLLLVVTVLLLPFIGTEFMPRQESKAFTIMVKMPEGTQLERTSSAVANLEELIFMITDDPATTVYSHVGEGSVSENAIFEGENTAMMKVILSPDAAFSPETVIARFLQMAENPDGLELTIKQEENTLSSLLGSEGAPIVVEVKGEDLDEIAGITGEVKEKMLGVNGLYNIMSSIEDGAPEITISIDRTVAGINNLSVGTVIEQLKQQLSGQEAGKMEYRGEMRDIIIKVPDITLSSLGALVIKSGSQEFRLQEIASITESQAPKEIFRRNQNRISRVMANMDADRSLDKMAQEVRGVLKDIELPNNYLITVTGEEEKRQESMGSLMFALVLSIVLVYMVLASQFESLLHPFTILLTIPLAVVGAILLFFFTGTTINMMGVIGIVMLVGIAVNNSIILVTRINQLKLSMSLTDAIVQAGQQRIRPIIMTSLTTILALLPMTFSFGEGASLRSPMAIAVVGGLVTSTIMSLMVIPCVYYVLEQAKRRLLKRTEE